A genome region from Primulina eburnea isolate SZY01 chromosome 9, ASM2296580v1, whole genome shotgun sequence includes the following:
- the LOC140841185 gene encoding protein BIG GRAIN 1-like A produces MVDMYSSHSKHPSFSSTLLDAIYRSIDQGNEEDIVSCREITRRKKELHEHCNSNMVEGADGRCGVLIQRKEESASFKRDFLIEKRVCGKVAVREKSAAVEENYSSSSWDSSCGGGASGGSGIFSSFNGDTFYGKRLKPIRVWDSGQEKDKKLINRHEKPIKNQDGLTKKNSRALKMYASLKKVKQPISPGAARLAGFLNSLFSSAGKYSKKPTINDPDINSPTLKSADSSTSSSASSFSRSCLSKTPSCRGKPNGGEKRSVRFSPVSVILNQNSQSCGNKSSPKAIKNKNQKLEAVKNNASNSIISAPNIDTQMLLHAKDMNKKVEEAARDLLRNYQKKMDCEFPFDLKKSQISNQLFNQEFDEESEEDDDAASYASSDLFELDNLSATGTERFELPVYETTRLPATGLIL; encoded by the coding sequence ATGGTGGATATGTACAGTTCCCATTCAAAGCATCCGTCCTTTTCTTCTACGCTCCTCGATGCAATTTACCGTTCCATTGATCAAGGGAACGAGGAGGATATTGTGTCTTGCCGAGAAATTACCAGGCGGAAGAAAGAGCTGCATGAGCACTGTAATTCGAACATGGTGGAAGGTGCTGATGGGCGGTGCGGCGTGTTGATCCAGAGAAAAGAGGAGAGCGCGAGTTTTAAGCGGGATTTTTTGATAGAGAAACGGGTGTGTGGGAAAGTGGCTGTTCGGGAGAAATCAGCGGCGGTGGAGGAGAATTACAGCTCGAGTTCTTGGGATTCAAGTTGCGGCGGCGGCGCCTCCGGGGGCTCTGGGATTTTTTCATCTTTTAACGGTGATACTTTCTATGGGAAAAGATTGAAGCCGATTCGGGTCTGGGATTCTGGCCAGGAGAAGGATAAGAAATTGATTAATCGCCATGAGAAACCCATAAAGAATCAAGACGGATTAACGAAGAAGAATTCTCGAGCTTTGAAAATGTACGCCAGTTTGAAGAAAGTGAAGCAACCCATCTCCCCCGGCGCCGCCCGTCTCGCTGGTTTCTTGAATTCATTATTCTCCAGCGCCGGAAAATATTCAAAGAAACCCACAATCAACGATCCCGACATTAATTCTCCGACCTTAAAGTCTGCCGACTCCTCCACGAGCTCATCTGCCTCGTCTTTCTCAAGATCCTGCCTCAGCAAGACGCCGTCGTGTAGAGGCAAGCCCAACGGCGGCGAGAAAAGATCTGTCAGGTTTTCTCCGGTAAGCGTGATCCTCAATCAGAATTCTCAGTCATGTGGGAACAAATCTTCGCCCAAAGCGATTAAGAACAAAAATCAGAAACTGGAAGCAGTAAAAAACAACGCTAGCAACAGTATTATTTCAGCTCCCAACATCGATACACAGATGCTGCTGCATGCAAAGGACATGAACAAAAAAGTGGAGGAAGCTGCACGAGATTTACTGAGAAATTACCAGAAGAAAATGGATTGCGAATTCCCTTtcgatttaaaaaaatcccAGATCAGTAATCAACTGTTTAATCaagaatttgatgaagaatCTGAAGAAGATGATGATGCAGCAAGTTATGCAAGTTCTGATTTGTTTGAATTGGATAATCTTTCCGCCACCGGAACGGAGAGGTTTGAATTGCCGGTGTATGAAACCACTCGTCTCCCTGCAACTGGTTTAATATTGTAA
- the LOC140841186 gene encoding LOW QUALITY PROTEIN: transcription initiation factor TFIID subunit 12b (The sequence of the model RefSeq protein was modified relative to this genomic sequence to represent the inferred CDS: inserted 1 base in 1 codon), giving the protein MAENPTSSSSLSKPLPLQQPPSVIEPSNSPQLQPLPSSSSSLDQQQHQLAQPQQQQLVQSQQQLVQPQQHSQMVQAQQQQLQQLQQQLQQQQNNNNVNGSSNSNSLIGVSSFQGLQRNSSMSRLNQMQQNGSIGNQLGIMRQQQQNSGIYGQMNFGGLNAIQQQQQMQQQQNISSNNNNQLQQQIGQQNQLQHQQQMGQQNQLQQQQGQIGGGNLARSAMMGQTGALPMLSGQAATAAQFNLQNQFLTSPRQKAGLIQASQFHQGNSPGQSLPGMQAMGMMGPLNLSSQLRANGTLAYTQPRMIPGQLRQQLSQQIALNAGQGQSVTRTSFMNGQLSGLAQNGQPTLIQNATSQQQWLKQMPAISSPNSSSFRLQQNRQQLVMQPQLAPSQLHQNSVGLNPQQLSQMVQQQSQLGQSQVQQLQQHQQQQPMQQQQQLPPQQLLPQQQSPRMVAPGGQKSVSLXGSQPDATASGATTPGGSSSQGTEASNQLLGKRKIQDLVSQLDLNAKLDPEVEDLLLEIGDYFIESVTTFACTLAKHRKSSTLEAKDVLLHLEKNWHLSIPGFSSEERKHNPVHAPSDVHKKRLDVIRNLMAPVQSETNNIAPLARQWPSNPVGPSHVIRPSPSSEQLVSQSDVPQMLQQTTRF; this is encoded by the exons ATGGCGGAAAATCCGACTTCATCGTCGTCTCTGTCGAAACCCTTGCCCTTGCAACAACCACCGTCCGTAATTGAACCTTCCAATTCACCACAATTACAACCCCTACCATCGTCCTCGTCTTCCCTTGATCAGCAGCAGCATCAATTGGCGCAACCGCAGCAGCAGCAATTGGTCCAATCGCAGCAGCAACTTGTGCAACCCCAACAACACTCGCAAATGGTGCAAGCACAACAGCAACAGTTGCAGCAGCTCCAGCAACAATTACAGCAACAGCAGAATAATAACAACGTCAATGGTAGTAGTAATAGCAATAGTTTAATTGGGGTTTCGAGTTTTCAAGGTTTGCAGAGGAATTCTTCGATGTCTAGGCTTAATCAGATGCAACAGAATGGTAGTATTGGTAATCAATTAGGAATTATGAGGCAGCAACAGCAGAATTCAGGAATTTACGGGCAGATGAATTTCGGCGGATTGAATGCgatacagcagcagcagcagatgcagcaaCAACAGAATATCAGTAGCAATAACAATAATCAGCTTCAGCAGCAAATAGGGCAGCAGAATCAGTTACAGCATCAGCAGCAAATGGGGCAACAGAATCAGTTGCAGCAGCAACAAGGACAGATAGGAGGTGGAAATTTGGCGCGGTCAGCAATGATGGGACAGACAGGGGCCTTACCCATGTTATCTGGTCAAGCAGCGACCGCTGCTCAGTTTAATTTGCAAAATCAGTTCTTAACTTCG CCCCGGCAAAAGGCTGGTTTGATTCAAGCATCACAGTTCCATCAAGGCAATTCTCCCGGGCAGTCATTGCCAGGAATGCAGGCAATGGGGATGATGGGGCCTTTAAATCTGAGCTCTCAACTTCGAGCAAATGGGACACTTGCTTACACCCAACCAAGAATGATCCCAGGACAACTGAGGCAGCAATTGTCACAGCAAATTGCTCTCAATGCTGGTCAG GGACAGAGTGTAACGAGGACGTCATTCATGAATGGACAATTGTCCGGGTTGGCTCAGAATGGGCAACCTACTTTGATCCAGAATGCTACATCCCAACAGCAGTGGTTGAAGCAAATGCCTGCAATATCCTCTCCCAATTCCTCTTCATTTCGTCTTCAACAAAATCGTCAACAGCTGGTTATGCAGCCGCAACTAGCGCCTTCACAGCTTCATCAAAATTCAGTAGGTCTGAATCCACAGCAGTTATCTCAGATGGTACAGCAGCAATCACAGCTGGGCCAATCACAGGTGCAGCAACTGCAGCAACATCAACAACAGCAGCCgatgcagcagcagcagcagttgcCGCCACAACAACTTTTGCCCCAACAGCAATCTCCAAGAATGGTGGCTCCTGGAGGTCAGAAATCCGTTAGTT ACGGATCTCAACCCGATGCTACGGCCTCAGGTGCAACAACACCTGGTGGGAGTTCAAGCCAAGGCACTGAAGCGAGCAATCAACTTCTTGGGAAGAGAAAGATACAAGATTTGGTGTCACAG TTGGATTTAAATGCAAAACTGGATCCAGAAGTCGAAGACCTGCTTTTGGAGATTGGTGATTACTTTATTGAATCG gTTACTACATTTGCGTGCACCCTGGCTAAGCATCGGAAATCTTCAACTCTAGAGGCCAAAGATGTGTTGCTGCATTTAG AGAAAAACTGGCATTTATCCATTCCTGGGTTTTCAAGTGAAGAGAGGAAACACAATCCAGTCCAC GCACCAAGCGATGTCCATAAGAAGCGTCTAGATGTT ATACGTAATTTAATGGCACCTGTTCAATCTGAGACGAATAATATTGCTCCATTGGCGAGACAGTGGCCTAGTAACCCAGTTGGTCCAAGCCATGTAATAAGGCCTTCTCCAAGTTCAGAGCAGTTGGTATCACAATCTGATGTTCCCCAGATGCTGCAACAGACGACTAGGTTTTAA